A section of the Apodemus sylvaticus chromosome 10, mApoSyl1.1, whole genome shotgun sequence genome encodes:
- the Abhd15 gene encoding protein ABHD15, producing MPPWAAALALLLAALVLLLLRPWKRAVGARTPVRDHEEQEVVSGGPADQFSDRREPLPGGCSLICKPSALAQCLLRTLRRSAALEPSPRSWLSWPHLQTFCHFILPVGPGPELAREYLQLADDGLVALDWVIGPCARGRRVTNPGSLPPVLLVIPNAWGRLTRNVLGLCLLALERGYYPVIFHRRGHHGCPLVSPRLQPFGDPSDLKEAVTYIRFRHPAAPLFAVSEGSGSALLLSYLGECGSSSYVTGAACISPVLRCREWFEAGLPWPYERGFLLHQKIALSRYASALEDTVDTSKLFRSGSLREFEETLFCHTKSFPISWDTYWDLNDPLRDVDEAAVPVLCICSADDPVCGPPDRTLPAELFHSNPYFFLLLSSQGGHCGFLRPEPFPAWSHEVILESFRALTEFFRMEERMKGLSRRRTSFLGGRRRWGGLQKQEVSPSSNLEEVFNWKRSYTR from the exons ATGCCTCCGTGGGCGGCCGCCCTCGCCCTGCTGCTGGCCGCGCTCGTCCTGCTCCTCCTGCGCCCCTGGAAACGCGCTGTCGGAGCGCGAACCCCGGTCCGGGACCACGAGGAGCAGGAGGTGGTGAGCGGAGGCCCCGCGGATCAGTTCAGCGACCGGCGCGAACCGCTCCCCGGGGGCTGCAGCCTCATTTGCAAGCCGTCGGCGCTGGCCCAGTGCTTGCTGCGCACTCTGCGACGCTCGGCGGCGCTGGAACCCAGTCCGCGCTCCTGGCTGTCGTGGCCCCACCTGCAGACCTTCTGCCACTTCATCCTGCCAGTCGGGCCCGGGCCTGAGCTAGCCCGTGAGTACCTGCAGCTGGCAGATGATGGGCTGGTGGCTCTGGATTGGGTCATAGGACCTTGTGCCAGGGGCCGCCGGGTCACCAACCCTGGGAGCCTCCCTCCCGTGCTGTTGGTAATCCCCAATGCATGGGGACGCCTCACCCGCAATGTACTGGGGCTCTGCCTGCTCGCCCTGGAGCGCGGCTACTACCCGGTCATTTTCCATCGCCGCGGCCACCACGGTTGCCCGCTAGTCAGTCCCCGACTACAGCCTTTCGGGGACCCGTCCGACCTCAAGGAGGCGGTGACTTACATTCGCTTCCGACACCCGGCGGCCCCCCTGTTTGCGGTGAGCGAAGGTTCAGGGTCCGCGCTGCTGCTGTCCTACTTGGGGGAGTGCGGCTCCTCCAGCTATGTGACCGGCGCCGCCTGCATCTCTCCAGTGCTACGCTGTCGCGAGTGGTTCGAGGCTGGCTTGCCTTGGCCCTATGAACGCGGGTTCTTGCTGCACCAGAAAATCGCTCTCAGCAG GTATGCCTCTGCCCTGGAAGACACAGTGGACACCAGCAAGCTCTTCAGGAGTGGCTCTCTGAGAGAGTTTGAAGAGACCCTGTTCTGCCACACCAAGAGTTTCCCCATCAGTTGGGATACCTACTGGGATCTCAATGATCCGCTCCGGGATGTGGACGAGGCTGCAGTGCCTGTGTTGTGCATCTGCAGTGCTGACGACCCGGTGTGTGGACCTCCAGACCGCACTCTGCCTGCGGAACTCTTCCACAGTAACCCGTACTTCTTCCTGCTGCTCAGTAGCCAAGGAGGCCACTGTGGCTTCCTGCGCCCTGAGCCCTTCCCAGCATGGAGCCACGAGGTCATCTTGGAGTCCTTCAGGGCCCTTACTGAATTCTTTCGaatggaagagagaatgaaaGGACTGAGCAGACGCAGGACTTCATTTTTAGGGGGTCGGCGTCGCTGGGGAGGCCTTCAGAAGCAAGAGGTTTCCCCTTCTTCCAATCTGGAGGAGGTTTTCAACTGGAAACGTTCTTACACCAGGTGA